The segment GAAGCGTGAGGCGTGTATCGTGAGCTGGTGCCCCAGCACCGTGGCGCTCGCATCGCCCCGCAGATTGAAGTAGCTGTGCTGCGTCAGGTTCACCGGCGTCGGCGCGGTAGTCGTGGCGTGATAGTCCACCACGAGTGTGTGGTCGTCGCGCCAGCGATACGTGACCTGCACGGCGAGCTCGCCGGGAAATCCCTGATCCCCATCGGGGCTCGTGAGCTGCAACACCACGCCCACCGCGTCGTCGTGCACGAACGGCTCGACCTGCCAGAGGCGATGATCAAAGCCCTCGGGGCCGCCGTGCAGCGCGTTGGTCCCGTTGTTCGCGGGCACTTCGTAGCGCACGCCATCAATCGAAAACGCACCGTCGGCGAGGCGATTGGCATAGCGGCCGACCAGCGCGCCCAGATAGTAGCCACTCGTGCGATACGACGCCGCGTCGTCATGGCCGAGCACCACATCACCGAGCACGCCGTGCCGATCGGGGACCCGCAGCGCCCGGATGATGCCGCCGAGCGAAAGGACCTCCACCTCGGCGCCCGTGGCATTGCGGAGCGTGAACACGTCAACGGGGCGCCCCAGGTCGTCGGCGCCGAACGGGGCGCGGATGACGCCGCGCCCCGCGCTTGATGGCGAGACGCCCGATGGATCGAGAGATTGCATCGGTCCAAGCTATCGCTGTGCCCTTTGACCGTCACGGTATGTCTGCTGCCACTGCAGTGCTGCTGGGTCTCGATATCGGAACCAGTGGGGTGAAGGCCATGCTCGTCGAGGCGAGCGGGGGGTGTCTCGCGCAGGCGCATACGCCGCTCTCCCTCGCGACGCCTTTCCCGGGGTGGGCGGAGCAGCATCCCGATGACTGGTGGCGCGCCACGTGTGTCAGCATCCGCACGCTGCTCGAGCAGCACCCAGCCGTGGAGATTGCGGCGAT is part of the Gemmatimonadaceae bacterium genome and harbors:
- a CDS encoding galactose mutarotase; this encodes MQSLDPSGVSPSSAGRGVIRAPFGADDLGRPVDVFTLRNATGAEVEVLSLGGIIRALRVPDRHGVLGDVVLGHDDAASYRTSGYYLGALVGRYANRLADGAFSIDGVRYEVPANNGTNALHGGPEGFDHRLWQVEPFVHDDAVGVVLQLTSPDGDQGFPGELAVQVTYRWRDDHTLVVDYHATTTAPTPVNLTQHSYFNLRGDASATVLGHQLTIHASRFTPVDERQIPTGELPFVDGTPFDFRFPRAIGERIRERNPQLATGHGYDHNWVLDHASGACVEAARLHDPVSGREVVIATTEPGLQVYTGNHLNGSTPGKGGAPIAKHSGVALETQHFPDSPNQPAFPSTIVRPTQPYTSCTRFHFRVTE